A genomic stretch from Rhabdothermincola salaria includes:
- a CDS encoding SDR family oxidoreductase: MGAASYRYDGKRALVVGGATGMGAATAQLVKDLGAEVVVMDHAPVELDGVTAISLDLRDRAGIDAAVDECGGRIDALFSCAGVADGTPGIEKINFIGHRHLIDRAIDAGMLGRGSAIGMISSSAGLAWEKNLERLKEYLDTPDFDSAVAWVEAHPGTADYMWSKQAVCAYVARQSFAMLQKGIRLNAILPGPTETPLALANKDLWLEFGKDFRDAAGVDASTPEEQADVLAFVCSDAARYLNGQTIIVDAGYTVAGATGSFPAATPAVDFLYGRY; this comes from the coding sequence ATGGGCGCTGCGTCATACCGCTACGACGGCAAGAGGGCACTGGTCGTGGGTGGAGCCACGGGGATGGGCGCGGCCACCGCGCAGCTGGTCAAGGACCTGGGGGCCGAGGTCGTGGTCATGGACCATGCGCCCGTCGAGCTCGACGGGGTGACGGCGATCTCGCTCGACCTGCGCGACAGAGCGGGCATCGACGCCGCCGTCGACGAGTGCGGCGGGCGCATCGACGCGCTCTTCTCCTGCGCCGGCGTCGCCGACGGCACGCCGGGCATCGAGAAGATCAACTTCATCGGGCACCGCCACCTCATCGACCGGGCCATCGACGCCGGGATGCTGGGGCGCGGTTCGGCCATCGGCATGATCTCGTCGTCGGCGGGGCTGGCCTGGGAGAAGAACCTCGAGCGCCTGAAGGAGTACCTCGACACCCCCGACTTCGACAGCGCGGTGGCCTGGGTCGAGGCCCACCCGGGCACGGCCGACTACATGTGGTCCAAGCAGGCGGTGTGCGCCTACGTCGCCCGCCAGTCCTTCGCCATGCTGCAGAAGGGCATCCGGCTCAACGCCATCCTGCCCGGGCCCACCGAGACCCCGCTCGCCCTGGCCAACAAGGACCTGTGGCTCGAGTTCGGCAAGGACTTCCGCGACGCCGCCGGGGTCGACGCCTCCACTCCCGAGGAGCAGGCCGACGTGCTCGCCTTCGTGTGCAGCGACGCGGCGCGCTACCTCAACGGCCAGACCATCATCGTCGATGCCGGCTACACGGTGGCCGGTGCCACCGGGTCGTTCCCGGCGGCCACCCCGGCCGTCGACTTCCTCTACGGCAGGTACTGA
- a CDS encoding aldehyde dehydrogenase family protein: MGELWHEERLYIDGELVDAEGGKVYDNVNPATEEVIGVAADASAADLERAIAAARRAFDESGWSTDVALRVRCLRQLHQAMVEHHTELGDLTIAEVGAPRLLIDGPQLATPRDYLIFYADLAESYDWSTDLGEADTMAGRMHRWVTKEAAGVVAAITPWNYPTQINMAKLAPALAAGCTVVLKPAPDTPWSGLALGRLAAEHTDLPAGVLNVVTSSDKAIGEVLTTSPAVDMVSFTGSTAVGRRIMEAGAETIKKVFLELGGKSVHIALDDMDDIGAAVGGACFQVCTHGGQGCATTSRLLIPRDRYEEGVEAAGALIAALPYGDPTEPGNMTGPIVNAAQLARIDAMVRQAVADGARVVVGGGIAEQFDKGFWFQPTLLADVTNDMAIAREEIFGPVLVAIAYDSDDEAVAIANDSVFGLSGAVVGADRERCLAVARRIRTGTMAINGGLWYGADVPFGGYKQSGVGREMGVAGFEEYLEQKAYAEPAG, from the coding sequence ATGGGCGAGTTGTGGCACGAGGAACGCCTCTACATCGACGGTGAGCTGGTCGACGCCGAGGGCGGCAAGGTCTACGACAACGTGAACCCGGCCACCGAGGAGGTCATCGGGGTCGCAGCCGACGCCAGCGCCGCCGACCTCGAACGGGCCATCGCCGCCGCCCGGCGCGCCTTCGACGAGTCCGGGTGGTCCACCGACGTCGCGCTGCGGGTGCGGTGCCTGCGCCAGCTCCACCAGGCCATGGTCGAGCACCACACCGAGCTGGGCGACCTCACCATCGCCGAGGTGGGCGCCCCCCGGCTGCTCATCGACGGCCCCCAGTTGGCCACCCCCCGCGACTACCTCATCTTCTACGCCGACCTGGCCGAGTCCTACGACTGGTCCACCGACCTCGGCGAGGCCGACACCATGGCCGGCCGGATGCACCGCTGGGTCACCAAGGAGGCCGCCGGCGTCGTCGCCGCCATCACGCCGTGGAACTACCCGACCCAGATCAACATGGCCAAGCTCGCCCCGGCCCTGGCCGCCGGGTGCACCGTGGTGCTGAAGCCGGCACCGGACACGCCCTGGTCCGGTCTGGCCCTCGGTCGACTGGCCGCCGAGCACACCGACCTGCCGGCCGGCGTGCTCAACGTGGTCACCTCCTCGGACAAGGCCATCGGCGAGGTGCTCACCACCTCGCCCGCCGTCGACATGGTCAGCTTCACCGGCTCCACCGCGGTCGGGCGGCGCATCATGGAAGCGGGCGCCGAGACGATCAAGAAGGTGTTCCTCGAGCTGGGCGGCAAGTCGGTGCACATCGCCCTCGACGACATGGACGACATCGGTGCCGCCGTCGGCGGGGCCTGCTTCCAGGTGTGCACCCACGGGGGCCAGGGCTGCGCCACCACCAGCCGCCTGCTCATCCCCCGCGACCGCTACGAGGAAGGCGTGGAGGCCGCCGGGGCCCTCATCGCGGCGCTCCCCTACGGCGACCCCACCGAGCCCGGCAACATGACCGGCCCCATCGTCAACGCCGCCCAGCTGGCCCGCATCGACGCCATGGTCCGCCAGGCCGTGGCCGACGGCGCCCGGGTCGTCGTCGGCGGCGGCATCGCCGAGCAGTTCGACAAGGGCTTCTGGTTCCAGCCCACCCTGTTGGCCGACGTCACCAACGACATGGCCATCGCCCGCGAGGAGATCTTCGGGCCGGTGCTGGTGGCCATCGCCTACGACAGCGACGACGAAGCCGTGGCCATCGCCAACGACTCCGTCTTCGGGCTCTCGGGGGCGGTCGTGGGCGCCGACCGCGAGCGTTGCCTGGCCGTGGCCCGACGCATCCGCACCGGCACCATGGCCATCAACGGCGGCCTCTGGTACGGCGCCGACGTGCCCTTCGGCGGCTACAAGCAGTCCGGCGTCGGCCGCGAGATGGGTGTGGCCGGCTTCGAGGAGTACCTCGAGCAGAAGGCCTACGCCGAGCCCGCCGGCTGA
- a CDS encoding DUF998 domain-containing protein has protein sequence MDDPDPGAGPDPGPSTACRVAALGGLVGPAAFIGAWLVGGAVAGAGYSPVDDAISRLAAVDADTRALMTAGFVVFGVSLPAYGVALGRAVPGATWAGAAAAATGLATLGVALTPLDCSTLVDQWHAVFAGLGYLTLAATPLLAARPLWRRGHRLLARLGVATGAVSGAALVLTATELPTGVFQRLGLTVTDLWIMVTAAALLTGRVGPTASAVAPTDPAEPAR, from the coding sequence ATGGACGATCCCGACCCCGGCGCCGGCCCCGATCCCGGCCCGTCGACCGCGTGCCGGGTGGCCGCGCTCGGCGGGTTGGTGGGGCCGGCGGCGTTCATCGGTGCCTGGCTGGTCGGCGGGGCCGTCGCCGGGGCGGGGTACTCCCCCGTCGACGACGCCATCAGCCGGTTGGCGGCCGTCGACGCCGACACCCGCGCCCTGATGACGGCCGGCTTCGTGGTGTTCGGCGTGAGCCTCCCTGCCTACGGGGTGGCGTTGGGCCGAGCCGTGCCCGGAGCGACCTGGGCCGGCGCGGCCGCGGCGGCAACCGGCTTGGCCACCCTCGGCGTGGCACTGACGCCGCTCGACTGCTCGACCCTCGTCGACCAGTGGCACGCCGTGTTCGCCGGCCTCGGCTACCTCACCCTGGCCGCCACGCCGCTGCTGGCGGCCCGGCCTCTGTGGCGCCGCGGACATCGGCTCCTCGCCCGCCTGGGCGTGGCCACCGGCGCCGTCTCGGGCGCGGCGCTGGTCCTGACCGCCACCGAGCTCCCCACCGGGGTCTTCCAGCGCCTCGGCCTCACCGTCACCGACCTCTGGATCATGGTGACGGCCGCCGCCCTCCTCACCGGTCGCGTGGGCCCCACCGCCTCGGCAGTGGCGCCCACCGATCCCGCCGAGCCGGCGCGCTGA
- a CDS encoding thiolase family protein, producing MPATDAVIVSAARTPIGRARKGSLIGVDAFQLAEVAVGAAIERSGVPAADIDDIVVAESLQGGGVIARHVAVDLGLTGVPGLADNRHCAAGLSAIQIAASSIMAGMDSVAVAGGTESLSTSPSAMKRLSLGADPVPWMSPSHRETPDAPAFDMTITVGDNCAKEAGLTRRDLDEWAAYTHGRAIESIDNGWFESQIVPVEAPQPDGSTLTFAVDEHPRRGTTVEGLAELKPLHPEIDGFTITAGNSAGLNDAAAAVMLTSSDYATSHGLEPLARIVAWASVGIEPARTGMAPTLAIPKALERAGMAIGDIELWEINEAFCSVPVAAVRALGIDPTIVNTNGSGCSLGHPIAATGARMVVTMVHELRRRGLTRGLVSMCAGGGMGSALVLEIP from the coding sequence GTGCCCGCCACCGATGCCGTCATCGTCAGTGCCGCCCGCACCCCCATCGGCCGGGCCCGCAAGGGCTCGCTGATCGGGGTCGACGCCTTCCAGCTCGCCGAGGTCGCCGTGGGGGCGGCCATCGAGCGCAGCGGCGTCCCCGCCGCCGACATCGACGACATCGTGGTGGCCGAGTCCCTCCAGGGCGGCGGCGTCATCGCCCGCCACGTCGCCGTCGACCTGGGCCTGACCGGCGTGCCCGGCCTGGCCGACAACCGCCACTGCGCCGCCGGCCTCTCGGCCATCCAGATCGCGGCCAGCTCCATCATGGCGGGCATGGACTCGGTGGCCGTCGCCGGTGGCACCGAGAGCCTGTCCACCTCGCCGTCGGCCATGAAGCGCCTCAGTCTGGGCGCCGATCCCGTGCCGTGGATGTCGCCCAGCCACCGCGAGACGCCCGACGCCCCCGCCTTCGACATGACCATCACCGTGGGCGACAACTGCGCCAAGGAGGCCGGCCTCACCCGTCGCGACCTCGACGAGTGGGCCGCCTACACCCACGGCCGGGCCATCGAGAGCATCGACAACGGTTGGTTCGAGAGCCAGATCGTGCCGGTCGAGGCACCCCAGCCCGACGGCTCCACCCTCACCTTCGCCGTCGACGAGCACCCCCGTCGGGGCACGACCGTCGAGGGCCTGGCCGAGCTGAAGCCCCTGCACCCCGAGATCGACGGCTTCACCATCACCGCCGGCAACTCGGCCGGCCTCAACGACGCCGCCGCCGCAGTGATGTTGACCAGCTCCGACTACGCGACGTCCCACGGCCTCGAGCCGCTGGCCCGCATCGTGGCGTGGGCGTCGGTCGGCATCGAGCCGGCCCGCACCGGCATGGCCCCCACCCTGGCCATCCCCAAGGCGCTCGAGCGGGCCGGCATGGCCATCGGCGACATCGAGCTCTGGGAGATCAACGAGGCCTTCTGCTCGGTGCCGGTGGCCGCGGTGCGGGCTCTCGGCATCGACCCCACCATCGTGAACACCAACGGCAGCGGCTGCAGCCTGGGTCACCCCATCGCCGCCACCGGCGCCCGCATGGTGGTCACCATGGTCCACGAGCTGCGTCGTCGAGGCCTCACGCGAGGCCTGGTCTCCATGTGCGCCGGCGGCGGCATGGGCTCGGCGCTGGTCCTCGAGATCCCCTGA
- a CDS encoding SDR family NAD(P)-dependent oxidoreductase produces MGMLDGKVAIVTGAGHGIGRGHSMELAKHGAKVIVNDLGGSERGEGEGRDADQTVDLVKARGGEASANYGDVSDHEQCGEMVQQAIDTYGRLDIVVNNAGIVRDAAIWNMPVEDFDKVLAVHLRGTWSTSHHAATYFRAQAKAGNRINGRIINTTSGAGLTGNFGQTSYATAKAAIVGLTLTLAQELASSGVTCNCVGPSGLTRITATMPGMPDSFEPDEIGDDEFHPMDPANSSPLVAWLASDEAGYVNGQVIRSLDDRLIWMQGWREKKTISNDEKKWDATKLGARLGGEVFGLQPTGLKFEQA; encoded by the coding sequence ATGGGCATGCTCGACGGCAAGGTGGCAATCGTGACCGGAGCGGGTCACGGCATCGGTCGGGGCCACTCGATGGAGCTGGCCAAGCACGGCGCCAAGGTCATCGTGAACGACCTCGGTGGCAGCGAGCGCGGCGAGGGCGAGGGCCGCGACGCCGACCAGACCGTCGACCTGGTGAAGGCCCGCGGCGGTGAGGCCAGCGCCAACTACGGCGACGTCTCCGACCACGAGCAGTGCGGCGAGATGGTGCAGCAGGCCATCGACACCTACGGCCGCCTCGACATCGTGGTCAACAACGCCGGCATCGTGCGCGACGCCGCCATCTGGAACATGCCGGTCGAGGACTTCGACAAGGTCCTGGCCGTGCACCTGCGAGGCACCTGGTCCACCAGCCACCACGCCGCCACGTACTTCCGGGCTCAGGCCAAGGCCGGCAACCGCATCAACGGCCGCATCATCAACACCACCTCGGGTGCCGGCCTCACCGGCAACTTCGGCCAGACCAGCTACGCCACGGCCAAGGCCGCCATCGTGGGCCTCACCCTCACCCTCGCCCAGGAGCTGGCCAGCTCGGGCGTCACCTGCAACTGCGTCGGCCCCTCCGGGCTCACCCGCATCACCGCCACCATGCCCGGCATGCCCGATTCCTTCGAGCCCGACGAGATCGGCGACGACGAGTTCCACCCGATGGACCCGGCCAACTCGTCCCCGCTCGTGGCCTGGCTGGCCAGCGACGAGGCGGGCTACGTGAACGGCCAGGTCATCCGCTCGCTCGACGACCGCCTCATCTGGATGCAGGGCTGGCGCGAGAAGAAGACCATCTCCAACGACGAGAAGAAGTGGGACGCCACCAAGCTCGGCGCCCGCCTGGGCGGCGAGGTCTTCGGCCTGCAGCCCACCGGCCTCAAGTTCGAACAGGCCTGA
- a CDS encoding enoyl-CoA hydratase/isomerase family protein, translating into MTDSHHTSDGRPRPPEGDWLGTPFLRFERHGSIAHCVVDRPERRNALTGAMYFGIRYAIDHVNADDSLAGLLITGTGDVFIPGGDLGADPVDDWGGPGYLSMDNTPFDAVRRSRKPVVCAVNGLTQGGGMLIAMLADIAVASEHATFRAPELFRGIADTGYATYLPAQIGPARAKDMLFTGRVVDAAQALDWGIVTRVVAHDELMAEATDALEWCCRCAPDAYGEVKRIIGDVYGHYDKMTMEKSLAGPEPVEGFTAFKERRNPNWVAEDIRTDGRL; encoded by the coding sequence ATGACGGACAGCCACCACACGAGCGACGGACGGCCACGGCCGCCGGAAGGTGACTGGCTGGGCACGCCCTTCCTGCGCTTCGAACGCCACGGCAGCATCGCTCACTGCGTGGTCGACCGCCCCGAACGGCGCAACGCCCTCACCGGGGCCATGTACTTCGGCATCCGCTACGCCATCGACCACGTCAACGCCGACGACTCGCTGGCTGGACTGTTGATCACCGGCACCGGCGACGTGTTCATCCCCGGTGGCGACCTCGGCGCCGACCCGGTGGACGACTGGGGCGGCCCCGGCTACCTCAGCATGGACAACACGCCCTTCGACGCCGTTCGCCGCTCCCGCAAGCCGGTGGTGTGCGCCGTCAACGGCCTCACTCAGGGCGGCGGCATGCTCATCGCCATGCTCGCCGACATCGCCGTGGCCAGCGAACACGCCACCTTCCGGGCGCCCGAGCTGTTCCGGGGCATCGCCGACACCGGCTACGCCACGTACCTCCCGGCCCAGATCGGCCCGGCCCGGGCCAAGGACATGCTGTTCACCGGCCGGGTGGTCGATGCCGCCCAGGCCCTCGACTGGGGCATCGTCACCCGCGTCGTGGCCCACGACGAGCTGATGGCCGAGGCCACCGATGCGCTCGAGTGGTGCTGTCGTTGCGCCCCCGACGCCTACGGCGAGGTCAAGCGCATCATCGGCGACGTCTACGGCCACTACGACAAGATGACCATGGAGAAGAGCCTGGCCGGCCCGGAACCGGTCGAGGGCTTCACCGCCTTCAAGGAGCGCCGCAATCCCAACTGGGTCGCCGAGGACATCCGCACCGACGGCCGCCTCTGA
- a CDS encoding 3-keto-5-aminohexanoate cleavage protein: protein MLVKACLNGARRRTDHPGVPVTPEELAAAGRAVVAAGAGAIHMHPRGDDGAESLDGAAIDPAVAAVRAAVDVPFGVSTGAWFLPDPADRLAAIATWTERPDFASVNIHEPGALDIADALLAKGVGVEAGLWHGEAAALLVESGLAERCTRILLEPLMQDLDDALAAVADMEAALGDVAPGVPRLLHGYQATAWAVVDVAIERGYDTRIGMEDTVTLPDGSLATDNAQLVRTVVGRIR from the coding sequence ATGCTCGTCAAGGCCTGCCTCAACGGTGCCCGCCGCCGCACCGACCATCCCGGCGTCCCCGTCACCCCCGAGGAGCTGGCCGCCGCCGGCCGTGCGGTCGTGGCCGCCGGGGCAGGTGCGATCCACATGCACCCTCGAGGCGACGACGGGGCCGAGAGCCTCGACGGGGCCGCCATCGACCCTGCGGTGGCCGCCGTGCGCGCTGCGGTGGACGTGCCCTTCGGCGTCTCCACCGGGGCCTGGTTCCTGCCCGACCCGGCCGACCGCCTGGCGGCGATCGCCACCTGGACCGAGCGGCCCGACTTCGCCTCGGTGAACATCCACGAGCCGGGTGCGCTCGACATCGCCGACGCCCTGCTCGCCAAGGGTGTGGGCGTCGAGGCGGGCCTGTGGCACGGCGAGGCCGCCGCCCTGCTGGTGGAAAGCGGCCTGGCAGAGCGCTGCACCCGCATCCTGCTCGAGCCGCTGATGCAGGACCTCGACGACGCCCTGGCCGCGGTGGCCGACATGGAGGCGGCCCTCGGCGACGTGGCCCCGGGCGTGCCCCGACTGTTGCACGGCTACCAGGCCACGGCCTGGGCGGTGGTCGACGTGGCCATCGAGCGGGGCTACGACACCCGCATCGGCATGGAGGACACCGTCACCCTGCCGGACGGCTCACTCGCCACCGACAACGCCCAACTGGTCCGCACCGTCGTCGGCCGCATCCGCTGA
- a CDS encoding enoyl-CoA hydratase/isomerase family protein: MSDATYTDYTCLQLERHGPVGWLINDRPDQLNAMNNTMRDEFADAWLELDRDPAVRVIVHTGNGRAFQTGVDVSEIASDGVGMERYRDSMENFDVHFTAWHQGVQKPVITAVNGLCAGGAFHWVADADVVIAASDAQFFDPHVSVGQVVAIEAIGLLRKMPFEAVMRMALMGRYERMSAERALQLGMISEIVDPPERLRERAQELAETIAKNSPTAMAASKRALWGALEMGLTDACRAGAKDLVSMWGHPDQNEGPAAFAEKREPQWADPEPGDGPQH, encoded by the coding sequence GTGAGCGACGCCACCTACACCGACTACACCTGCCTGCAGCTCGAGCGCCACGGGCCCGTCGGGTGGCTCATCAACGACCGGCCCGACCAGCTCAACGCCATGAACAACACCATGCGCGACGAGTTCGCCGACGCCTGGCTCGAGCTCGACCGCGACCCCGCCGTGCGCGTCATCGTGCACACCGGCAACGGCCGGGCCTTCCAGACCGGCGTCGACGTCTCCGAGATCGCCTCCGACGGCGTGGGCATGGAGCGCTACCGCGACTCCATGGAGAACTTCGACGTGCACTTCACGGCCTGGCACCAGGGCGTGCAGAAGCCGGTCATCACCGCCGTCAACGGGTTGTGCGCCGGCGGGGCCTTCCACTGGGTGGCCGACGCCGACGTGGTCATCGCCGCCTCCGACGCCCAGTTCTTCGACCCCCACGTCTCGGTCGGGCAGGTCGTCGCCATCGAGGCCATCGGGCTGCTGCGCAAGATGCCGTTCGAGGCGGTCATGCGCATGGCCCTCATGGGTCGCTACGAGCGCATGAGCGCCGAGCGGGCCCTGCAGCTGGGAATGATCAGCGAGATCGTCGATCCGCCCGAGCGCCTCCGTGAGCGGGCCCAGGAGCTGGCCGAGACCATCGCCAAGAACTCACCGACGGCCATGGCCGCCTCCAAGCGCGCCCTGTGGGGCGCGCTCGAGATGGGGCTCACCGACGCCTGCCGGGCCGGCGCCAAGGATCTGGTGTCGATGTGGGGCCACCCCGACCAGAACGAGGGCCCGGCCGCCTTCGCCGAGAAGCGCGAGCCGCAGTGGGCCGACCCCGAACCCGGTGACGGCCCCCAGCACTGA
- a CDS encoding enoyl-CoA hydratase/isomerase family protein: MSDPVPVGDQPFETLVVERRGPVGWLVFDRPNAGNAMDATMLAELERAWRVLDDDPDVRVIVNTGAGRNFQTGLDVVQLSRDPEALREQSRRTKRAELKLSAWHNDVATPVIAAVNGACAGGGLHFVADADIVIAAADATFLDPHVSIGQVTAYEAIALARKAPFEAIMRMALVGRHERITAARAHDLGVVSEVVDPAERLRERAQELAETIAQNSPAAMAVSKRALWRALELGLTDACRAGARDLVSLWGHPDQNEGPQAFAERRPARWAPFTGLPADPHDTDPTDAPTGDPQ; encoded by the coding sequence GTGAGCGATCCCGTTCCCGTGGGGGACCAGCCGTTCGAGACCCTCGTCGTCGAGCGACGGGGTCCGGTCGGCTGGCTCGTCTTCGACCGCCCGAACGCCGGCAACGCCATGGACGCCACCATGCTGGCCGAGCTCGAGCGGGCGTGGCGCGTCCTCGACGACGACCCCGACGTGCGCGTCATCGTCAACACCGGCGCCGGCCGCAACTTTCAGACGGGCCTCGACGTGGTGCAGCTCAGCCGCGACCCCGAGGCCCTGCGCGAGCAGTCGCGCCGCACCAAGCGGGCCGAGCTCAAGCTCTCGGCCTGGCACAACGACGTGGCCACCCCCGTCATCGCCGCCGTCAACGGGGCGTGCGCCGGCGGCGGGCTCCACTTCGTCGCCGACGCCGACATCGTGATCGCGGCGGCCGACGCCACCTTCCTCGACCCCCACGTCTCCATCGGGCAGGTCACCGCCTACGAGGCCATCGCCCTGGCCCGCAAGGCGCCCTTCGAGGCCATCATGCGCATGGCGCTGGTGGGTCGCCACGAGCGCATCACGGCGGCGCGGGCGCACGACCTCGGCGTGGTGAGCGAGGTGGTCGACCCCGCCGAGCGCCTCCGGGAGCGCGCCCAGGAGCTGGCCGAGACCATCGCCCAGAACTCGCCCGCCGCCATGGCGGTGTCCAAGCGGGCGCTGTGGCGAGCCCTCGAGCTCGGCCTCACCGACGCCTGCCGGGCGGGCGCCCGCGACCTGGTGTCGCTGTGGGGCCATCCCGACCAGAACGAAGGACCGCAGGCGTTCGCCGAACGCCGCCCCGCCCGATGGGCGCCCTTCACCGGGCTCCCCGCCGACCCGCACGACACCGATCCCACCGACGCACCGACCGGAGACCCGCAGTGA
- a CDS encoding acyl-CoA dehydrogenase family protein, whose product MSDLMHPPPGVSTDELAMAAGLSLDDAVAAARAWVEANVPEAWREASARGGAAAIREVRRFDDYQSWYPTFARSGLAVATWPVAYGGLDLAPKVARAVEAVLAPYNLGRLNPLGLNLAAPALFAHGTEEQRLRFLPPMVRNEEVWCQLFSEPGAGSDLASLACRAERDGDEWVLTGQKVWSTWAHNADFGVLLARTDPDAPKRKGITYFLVDLHQPGVEVRALRHITGEIDFNETFLDGARVPDFQRVGEIGDGWKVANATLSGERQMVSGSGSGGVDRIGGSGAESLVALARRRSEAGRPGGWDDPVVRDQIMRVLSEERIRGWTNQRVRSTVKAGRAPGPESSIGKVHQGSLNQRIQLLATELLGAEAMAWEGTVPDGTDDDPAVVYGASLPREVKGMLRSRANTIEGGTSEVNKNILGERVLGLPREPDPYQGAAWRDVPRS is encoded by the coding sequence ATGAGCGACCTGATGCACCCGCCCCCCGGCGTGTCCACCGACGAGCTGGCCATGGCTGCGGGCCTGTCGCTCGACGACGCCGTGGCGGCGGCGCGGGCGTGGGTGGAGGCCAACGTGCCCGAGGCGTGGCGGGAGGCGTCGGCTCGTGGCGGAGCGGCCGCCATCCGCGAGGTGCGTCGCTTCGACGACTACCAGTCGTGGTATCCCACCTTCGCCCGTTCGGGGCTGGCGGTGGCCACCTGGCCCGTCGCCTACGGCGGCCTCGACCTGGCCCCGAAGGTGGCCCGGGCGGTCGAGGCGGTGCTGGCCCCGTACAACCTGGGCCGGCTCAACCCCCTCGGCCTCAACCTGGCTGCTCCCGCGTTGTTCGCCCACGGCACCGAGGAGCAGCGCCTGCGGTTCCTCCCGCCCATGGTGCGCAACGAAGAGGTGTGGTGCCAGCTGTTCAGCGAGCCCGGAGCCGGCTCCGACCTGGCGTCGCTGGCCTGCCGGGCCGAACGCGACGGCGACGAGTGGGTGCTCACCGGCCAGAAGGTGTGGAGCACCTGGGCCCACAACGCCGACTTCGGCGTGCTGCTGGCCCGCACCGACCCCGACGCCCCCAAGCGCAAGGGCATCACCTACTTCCTCGTCGACCTGCACCAGCCCGGGGTCGAGGTCCGGGCCCTGCGCCACATCACCGGCGAGATCGACTTCAACGAGACGTTCCTCGACGGCGCCCGGGTGCCCGACTTCCAACGGGTGGGCGAGATCGGCGACGGCTGGAAGGTGGCCAACGCCACGCTGTCGGGCGAGCGCCAGATGGTGTCGGGCTCGGGATCAGGTGGCGTCGATCGCATCGGCGGGTCCGGGGCCGAGTCGCTGGTGGCGCTGGCCCGGCGGCGTAGCGAGGCCGGTCGGCCCGGAGGCTGGGACGACCCGGTCGTGCGCGACCAGATCATGAGGGTGCTGAGCGAGGAGCGCATCCGGGGGTGGACCAACCAGCGGGTCCGCTCCACCGTCAAGGCCGGTCGGGCCCCAGGGCCGGAGAGCTCCATCGGCAAGGTCCACCAGGGTTCGCTCAACCAGCGGATCCAACTCCTGGCCACCGAGCTCCTCGGTGCCGAGGCCATGGCCTGGGAGGGCACCGTGCCCGACGGCACCGACGACGATCCCGCCGTCGTGTACGGCGCCTCGTTGCCCCGCGAGGTCAAGGGCATGTTGCGCAGCCGGGCCAACACCATCGAGGGGGGCACCAGCGAGGTCAACAAGAACATCCTCGGCGAGCGGGTGCTGGGCCTGCCCCGCGAGCCCGACCCCTACCAGGGGGCCGCCTGGCGCGACGTCCCCCGGAGCTGA
- a CDS encoding enoyl-CoA hydratase/isomerase family protein, with protein MSAYDTDIPGLVTSLDDGVLRLTFAKPEKRNALDDDVVAGLIDAVDTAGRDEAVRVIVLAGEGDHFCSGFDIVSRNAAGAPRPRAGSIQRRLPSQAHRLIPLILRTQVPVVCMVRGWAAGIGLNLAVAADFTVAASDARFWAPFVGRGFTPDSGATWMLPRRIGDVRARDMILLGRVVDGAEAADWGLVHAAAATDDVDEVAEELIGRLAQAPTVALGLAKWLMHSGRTSPLDDHLHDEAFAMELSSRSDDFKEGLKAFTEKREPQYRGR; from the coding sequence ATGAGTGCGTACGACACAGACATCCCGGGACTGGTGACCTCGCTCGACGACGGCGTCCTGCGGCTCACCTTCGCCAAGCCCGAGAAGCGCAACGCCCTCGACGACGACGTGGTGGCCGGGCTCATCGACGCCGTCGACACCGCCGGTCGCGACGAAGCGGTCCGGGTGATCGTCCTGGCCGGGGAGGGCGACCACTTCTGCTCCGGCTTCGACATCGTGTCGCGCAACGCGGCGGGTGCACCCCGGCCCCGAGCCGGCAGCATCCAGCGGCGTCTGCCCTCCCAGGCCCATCGCCTCATCCCCCTGATCCTGCGCACCCAGGTGCCGGTCGTCTGCATGGTGCGGGGGTGGGCCGCCGGCATCGGCCTCAACCTGGCCGTGGCCGCCGACTTCACCGTGGCCGCCAGTGACGCCCGCTTCTGGGCACCGTTCGTGGGTCGGGGCTTCACGCCCGACAGCGGCGCCACGTGGATGCTGCCGCGACGCATCGGCGACGTGCGCGCCCGCGACATGATCCTGCTCGGTCGCGTGGTCGACGGCGCCGAGGCCGCCGACTGGGGCCTGGTGCACGCCGCAGCGGCCACCGACGACGTCGACGAGGTCGCCGAGGAGCTGATCGGCCGCCTGGCCCAGGCCCCCACCGTGGCGCTGGGTCTGGCCAAGTGGCTGATGCACAGCGGGCGCACCAGCCCGCTCGACGACCACCTCCACGACGAAGCCTTCGCCATGGAGCTCTCGTCGCGCAGCGACGACTTCAAGGAAGGGCTGAAGGCGTTCACCGAGAAGCGCGAGCCCCAGTACCGAGGGCGATGA